In uncultured Bacteroides sp., the following proteins share a genomic window:
- a CDS encoding NADH-quinone oxidoreductase subunit B: MEIKKPKIKSMQYEDFKDNEYLENMVAEINAEGTNVLLGKLDDLINWGRSNSLWPLTFATSCCGIEFMALGAARYDMARFGFEVARASPRQADMIMVCGTITDRMAPVLKRLYDQMPEPKYVVAVGGCAVSGGPFKKSYHVVNGVDQIMPVDVYIPGCPPRPESFYYGMMQLQRKVKLEKFFGGVNRKEKEEK; the protein is encoded by the coding sequence ATGGAAATAAAGAAGCCGAAAATAAAGTCTATGCAATATGAAGACTTCAAAGATAATGAGTATTTGGAAAACATGGTTGCTGAGATCAATGCCGAAGGTACAAACGTGCTTCTTGGTAAATTGGACGATCTTATCAACTGGGGACGAAGCAATTCCCTTTGGCCGCTTACATTCGCTACAAGCTGTTGCGGTATTGAATTCATGGCACTTGGTGCCGCGCGTTATGACATGGCCCGTTTCGGGTTTGAAGTAGCACGTGCCAGCCCTCGTCAGGCAGATATGATCATGGTTTGCGGAACAATCACCGATAGAATGGCTCCGGTATTAAAGCGTCTTTACGACCAGATGCCAGAACCTAAATACGTGGTTGCTGTAGGCGGATGCGCTGTTAGCGGTGGTCCGTTTAAGAAGTCTTATCACGTAGTGAACGGAGTAGACCAGATTATGCCGGTTGATGTATACATCCCTGGATGTCCTCCACGTCCTGAATCCTTCTACTACGGTATGATGCAATTACAACGCAAAGTGAAACTCGAAAAATTCTTCGGTGGGGTAAACCGCAAAGAGAAAGAAGAAAAATAA
- a CDS encoding NADH-quinone oxidoreductase subunit A has product MNFMMLVVAVITAIALVAAALFIAKAISPRSFNPQKGEAYECGIPTRGKSWMQFRVGYYLFAILFLMFDVETVFLFPWATIVGELGVNGLISILFFFGVLILGLAYAWKKGALEWK; this is encoded by the coding sequence ATGAATTTTATGATGTTAGTCGTCGCTGTTATCACGGCAATAGCCTTGGTTGCTGCGGCATTGTTTATCGCCAAAGCGATCTCGCCGCGGTCGTTTAACCCGCAAAAGGGAGAAGCGTACGAATGCGGTATTCCTACACGAGGTAAGTCTTGGATGCAGTTCAGAGTGGGTTATTACCTATTTGCCATCCTGTTTTTAATGTTCGACGTTGAAACCGTCTTTCTTTTCCCTTGGGCTACCATTGTGGGTGAGCTAGGCGTTAACGGACTTATCAGTATTTTATTTTTCTTCGGTGTGTTAATTTTAGGCCTGGCTTATGCCTGGAAGAAAGGAGCTCTTGAATGGAAATAA
- a CDS encoding NADH-quinone oxidoreductase subunit D: MNIKDRILEIVPEAQFAEQGDLTATIPAESFHALAERLKNDEDAQFDFLLSLTGMDWGETLGVVYHLESTKYGHSIVLKTMTANRENPELSSVTDLWKAADFNEREVFDFFGIRFINHSDMRRLYLREDWIGYPFRKDYDDSLNPLRMTNEVTEDTTDELSLDDEGNLVNKTNILFEDKEYVVNIGPQHPATHGVLRFRTSLEGETIKKIEPYCGYIHRGIEKMNESLTYPQTLALTDRLDYLGAHQNRHAVCMCVEKAMGVEVSERVQYIRTIMDELQRIDSHLLFYSCACMDLGALTAFFYGFRDREKILDIFEATTGGRLIQNYNTIGGVQADIAPDFVKNVKEFIAYLRPILKEYHDVFTGNIITQQRFKGVGVLSREDAISFGATGGTGRASGWACDTRKRKPYAMYGKVDFKEIVYTEGDCFARYMVRMDEILESMKIIEQLIDNIPEGDYQVKMKPIIRVPEGNYFTSVEGSRGEFGVFIESHGDKFPYRMKYRSTGLPLVSVVDTITRGAKIADLISIGATLDYVVPDIDR; the protein is encoded by the coding sequence ATGAATATAAAAGACAGAATATTAGAAATTGTCCCCGAAGCACAGTTTGCAGAACAGGGTGACTTAACAGCTACCATTCCTGCCGAATCCTTTCACGCATTAGCCGAAAGACTAAAGAATGACGAGGATGCGCAATTTGACTTCCTTTTAAGTCTCACCGGTATGGACTGGGGCGAAACATTGGGGGTGGTATATCACCTGGAATCTACTAAGTATGGTCACAGCATTGTACTAAAGACAATGACTGCCAACCGTGAGAATCCTGAATTGTCATCAGTAACAGATTTATGGAAAGCTGCCGATTTTAACGAACGCGAAGTGTTTGATTTCTTCGGCATTCGTTTTATTAACCACTCTGATATGCGCCGTTTGTATCTGCGTGAAGACTGGATTGGATATCCATTTCGTAAGGATTACGATGATTCATTGAATCCTCTTCGCATGACCAACGAAGTTACTGAAGATACAACTGATGAACTTTCACTGGACGATGAAGGTAACCTGGTTAACAAAACAAATATTCTTTTCGAAGACAAAGAATATGTGGTTAACATCGGTCCTCAGCACCCTGCTACTCACGGTGTACTTCGTTTCCGTACTTCTCTTGAAGGAGAAACAATCAAAAAGATTGAACCATATTGCGGATACATCCACAGAGGTATTGAAAAGATGAATGAAAGTCTGACTTATCCTCAGACACTGGCACTGACCGACCGTCTTGATTATCTTGGTGCTCACCAAAACCGTCATGCAGTTTGTATGTGTGTTGAAAAAGCAATGGGCGTAGAAGTTTCTGAACGTGTTCAGTACATCCGTACCATTATGGACGAACTTCAACGTATTGACTCTCACTTATTATTCTATTCATGTGCCTGCATGGACTTAGGTGCTTTAACAGCATTCTTCTATGGCTTCCGCGACCGTGAAAAGATTCTTGATATATTCGAAGCAACAACAGGTGGCCGTTTGATTCAGAACTATAACACCATTGGTGGTGTACAGGCAGACATTGCTCCTGACTTCGTAAAGAACGTAAAAGAATTCATTGCATATCTTCGTCCTATCCTTAAAGAATATCACGACGTATTCACAGGTAACATAATTACTCAGCAACGTTTTAAAGGTGTTGGTGTTCTTTCTCGTGAAGATGCTATTTCATTCGGTGCTACCGGAGGTACAGGACGTGCTTCAGGATGGGCATGCGACACACGTAAGCGCAAACCTTACGCAATGTACGGAAAAGTAGACTTCAAAGAAATTGTATATACTGAAGGTGACTGCTTTGCACGTTACATGGTTCGTATGGACGAGATTCTTGAATCAATGAAGATCATCGAACAACTTATTGACAACATCCCAGAGGGAGACTATCAAGTGAAAATGAAACCTATTATCCGTGTACCTGAAGGTAACTACTTTACATCTGTTGAAGGAAGCCGTGGAGAATTTGGTGTATTTATTGAAAGCCATGGAGATAAATTCCCATACCGTATGAAGTATCGTTCAACCGGACTTCCTTTGGTTTCGGTAGTAGATACCATCACACGCGGTGCCAAGATTGCAGACTTGATCTCAATTGGTGCAACGCTTGACTATGTAGTACCTGATATTGATAGATAA